A single genomic interval of Hydractinia symbiolongicarpus strain clone_291-10 chromosome 8, HSymV2.1, whole genome shotgun sequence harbors:
- the LOC130654409 gene encoding ETS-related transcription factor Elf-1-like produces MKDQCSELRRQILEDVLGDNVEEYENFSKETVTENKRQHRQRIPLWQFLLHLLNRDTIARYIEWSHDRVLEFRIKDTMAVADLWGSVKNKTDMTYEKLGRAMRYYYGKSIIEKVSGRRYTYRFIMSRRTKKYLSQFINTSGMTMEKVDADASEGFTGDLTVLDSSPDSPDGGECDTPPTPPPVKVKRKNTSEPIKIKPVKPTPQQTFTKTKIFKPEELLNKRIHFQSSLNYAPMLLGKNCDSFMNRDADRRSAFKAIKTNEEACKTKIYRSMPLLDRMQPTELKKESFVSLARKRKYPGDTCQCSACTPHGGSISDDASECESYGSMSPRELVVHHADMKNYSSFKQSQNEEFIIRKETKKDLRDKQERNILELQQKLKLNRRVDPFMGYDYLRHDTDTIRYDSLYDSLDDYMYDASHRRHAWAA; encoded by the exons ATGAAAGACCAGTGCTCAGAATTAAGAAGGCAAATACTTGAAGATGTGTTGGGAGATAA TGTTGAAGAGTACGAGAACTTTAGTAAAGAAACGGTGACAGAAAATAAACGAC aacaTCGACAACGCATCCCATTGTGGCAATTTCTCCTTCACTTGTTAAATCGCGATACGATAGCTCGTTATATCGAGTGGAGTCACGATCGTGTACTCGAGTTTCGTATAAAAGACACAATGGCCGTTGCGGACTTATGGGGATcagtgaaaaacaaaacagacaTGACGTATGAAAAATTAGGAAGAGCAATGAGGTATTACTATGGGAAAAGTATTATCGAAAAG gTGTCAGGTCGGCGATACACATACCGTTTCATAATGTCGcgaagaacaaaaaaatacctTTCCCAATTTATAAATACGAGCGGTATGACGATGGAAAAAGTAGATGCTGATGCGAGTGAAGGTTTTACTGGAGATCTGACTGTACTTGATTCGAGTCCGGATTCACCAGATGGAGGGGAATGTGACACCCCTCCAACACCGCCTCCTGTTAAAGTCAAGAGAAAAAACACTTCTGAGCCAATTAAAATAAAACCGGTTAAGCCTACTCCTCAGCAAACATTCACAAAAACGAAAATATTTAAGCCTGAAgagcttttaaataaaagaatccATTTTCAATCTTCTCTAAATTATGCTCCTATGTTATTGGGGAAAAATTGCGATAGTTTCATGAACAGGGACGCCGACAGACGGTCAGCAtttaaagcaataaaaacaaatgAGGAAGCATGCAAAACAAAGATTTACAGATCGATGCCATTACTTGACAGAATGCAACCCACAGAACTAAAGAAAGAAAGCTTCGTAAGTTTAGCGCGCAAACGGAAGTATCCTGGTGATACGTGCCAATGTTCTGCGTGTACCCCACATGGTGGGAGTATCAGCGATGACGCGAGTGAATGTGAGTCATACGGCAGCATGTCTCCACGAGAACTCGTCGTTCATCATGCAGACATGAAGAACTATTCATCGTTTAAACAGTCACAAAATGAAGAATTTATAATACGAAAGGAAACGAAAAAAGATCTTCGCGATAAGcaagaaagaaatattttagaACTTCAACAAAAACTTAAACTAAACCGAAGAGTGGATCCGTTCATGGGATACGATTATCTTCGACACGATACTGACACTATACGATACGACTCGTTATATGATTCGTTGGATGACTATATGTACGATGCAAGTCATCGAAGGCATGCGTGGGCAGCGTAA
- the LOC130654407 gene encoding piRNA biogenesis protein EXD1-like, giving the protein MDRFPGRRVRIDTGDGFCEGIIKSIDQKELKLVLRKVKDCKTGEIMKMEQHFFGDQIKDLTLLDDDVERSEDNERVKTVGNKSVMKSNNKKVTKMNKDVTQDQDIFMDASDTGTSLFQMPQMDPSLYLSGFEYIKPIANELKEPPSAVLIGKLGDGFSNAISKVKSQKVISLVAEGRNISRFGDINLLLIGTRKMVYIFDIASIGKDCFSEGIASILEDKNILKVVHDVRMLSDCLHYIYNVKPVNVFDTQVADAFIHKQSTGFFPREVSSLTECVVTYLNINPSDCTFESEKKKLLQANINIWLERPLEMDFLKVCAMAAMYIRELRPVMMERLLAEYLCGVDVYLDSVRDMSNHAAKLVNRQRLPEGFQKISGLKEQGRHHNNQNKRNNRRFLKERELENYNSGSFEESMKRRGPWDTGIEFKERHREIHGEIVECMDRKTPLLNPTKPILKTNNSRAENNIVTTQASVIQKDVNAASKATTTTRGSVISKTNNVDDRSNISNYSDNKNDNQPTSNRFQSDPYKFDEKSFYDEFQMSTSDSDDSSIYLSSACDSISEMSIKSKTFADRAKMTPAGKQLIKNYLGSNTSKTKNETKSPSNPTTPPSINESEYPKLTADSERHKKQSKKVSISPKGVNITTTPNVGGRGRIHQLLIEQSLKNTKTEPVTRRVFTTERESYDFPSDDELLDTPHVASMVGEDIVNGERINVLKKFH; this is encoded by the exons tgACTTTGTTGGACGATGATGTAGAAAGAAG cgaaGATAATGAAAGAGTGAAAACAGTTGGCAACAAGTCAGTGATGAAatcaaacaataaaaaagtaacgaAAATGAATAAAGATGTGACACAAGATCAAGATATATTCATGGATGCAAGTGATACTGGCACGTCTCTGTTTCAAATGCCACAAATGGATCCAAGTCTGT ATCTTAGTGGATTCGAATATATCAAGCCAATCGCTAATGAATTAAAAGAACCCCCTTCAGCTGTACTCATTGGAAAACTTGGAGATGGTTTCTCAAATGCT ATTTCTAAagtaaaatcacaaaaagttATATCTTTGGTTGCTGAAGGACGAAACATTAGTCGCTTTGGAGACATAAATCTATTGTTAATTGGTACAAGGAAGATGGTATATATATTTGACATTGCGTCAATAGGCAAAGATTGTTTTTCTGAAGGGATAGCAAGTATACTAGAGgataaaaacatattaaaa GTTGTACACGACGTCCGCATGCTTAGCGATTGTCTTCATTACATATATAATGTGAAACCTGTCAACGTGTTTGATACGCAG GTTGCGGATGCGTTTATTCACAAGCAATCCACTGGGTTTTTTCCGCG aGAGGTATCCAGCCTAACAGAATGCGTTGTTACTTATTTAAACATCAATCCCAGTGACTGCACGTTTGAAAGTGAAAAGAAGAAATTGTTACAG GCAAATATAAACATATGGCTGGAAAGACCACTTGAGATGGACTTTCTTAAAGTTTGTGCTATG GCCGCCATGTATATTCGAGAACTGCGCCCTGTTATGATGGAACGTTTGCTGGCAGAATATCTATGTGGTGTTGATGTTTACCTAGACAGTGTGAGAGATATGTCTAACCATGCTGCCAAACTG GTGAATCGACAAAGATTGCCAGAGGGGTTTCAAAAAATCTCAGGGTTAAAAGAGCAGGGGAGACATCACAACAATCAAAATAAACGCAACAATCGACGTTTTCTGAAAGAAAGAGAATTAGAGAACTACAATAGCGGAAGTTTTGAGGAAAGTATGAAGCGAAGAGGTCCGTGGGATACTGGGATAGAGTTTAAAGAAAGACATCGCGAGATACACGGTGAGATTGTGGAATGTATGGACAGAAAGACGCCTCTTCTCAACCCAACGAAACCAATACTAAAAACTAATAATTCGCGCGCTGAAAACAATATAGTAACGACGCAAGCGAGTGTTATACAAAAAGATGTGAACGCCGCAAGTAAGGCGACGACGACGACAAGAGGAAGTGTAATATCAAAGACTAATAATGTAGATGACAGAAGTAACATTTCAAATTATTCTGACAATAAAAATGATAATCAACCAACCTCCAATCGTTTTCAATCTGATCCttataaatttgacgaaaaaagtttttatgacgAATTTCAAATGTCAACGTCGGACTCTGATGATTCAAGTATATACTTATCTTCTGCGTGTGATTCCATATCAGAGATGAGTATAAAGAGTAAAACTTTCGCTGATAGGGCAAAAATGACGCCAGCTGGAAaacaattgataaaaaattacctAGGTTCAAATacctcaaaaacaaaaaacgaaacaaaaagtCCCAGTAACCCTACTACACCGCCGTCAATAAATGAATCAGAATACCCGAAACTAACGGCTGATTCGGAAAGGCATAAAAAGCAGAGTAAGAAAGTATCTATCTCGCCTAAGGGCGTCAATATTACCACGACGCCCAATGTAGGAGGGCGTGGCCGAATACATCAATTACTGATTGAGCAAAGTTTGAAGAACACGAAAACAGAACCGGTTACACGTCGTGTTTTTACGACAGAAAGAGAAAGTTATGATTTCCCTTCAGATGATGAACTTTTAGATACACCTCACGTAGCATCTATGGTTGGAGAGGACATCGTAAATGGAGAAAGGATCAACGTGTTAAAGAAATTTCACTAA